Below is a genomic region from Hevea brasiliensis isolate MT/VB/25A 57/8 chromosome 3, ASM3005281v1, whole genome shotgun sequence.
aatatcatgATTTTAGTCCTTCATTCTCTTTAATATTTTAagggaaaaaattatttttattatggtgGATCTGATTTCAATATAGAATAATCGTTTTTCATATATGAAATTAAAGACTTGATATCAAATCATAAGATTTATTAGTCTCGATTTCAATTACTTTttctaacattaaaatttattttaattttcattttaaaaaaatcaatttaatcttaaattggataattcaatttcaatttataaagaaaaataaatattttcatttcaACTGATCCAATGATATTTAAATCTCaaattaaaatgattaattttAGTATGAATTTGAATTCTAAACATATTATGAACATGTCCAATCCAAATTTGCAAGTGGCCATAAGCTATAAGAATATGTGGTTTTAATTGCAGTTTAGAAAATGTCTAagaatttgaatcacattaaaactTTGATATGATTTCagcttgattttttaattttttaattttaatttagttcTATTCTtggtattttaattataattcaatttgattaggtttcaattcaaattttcattacAATTTTATGCAATTGTTATCACTAAATTTATACCTAATTacgattaaattttaaagttaattattCATACATAATTTATCATTTAATATACTTTTaactatatttaattatataaattttaaatattgtgAGATGTATATAATTAagtaatatgtatatatataattaaaaattgtaatgtaatttaatgtatttataattaaaattatgaagaaaagacaaaaaaaaaatgaaatttaatattgatttttatatggtccataatttaatatatatatatatatataaaatcttaattataaataaatataattatattataagtgcgtaatatgtttaaaaaatatagaaaaatgtaaacataaaatcattttttattttagtcaataaaattattaaataatttttttatttgggCTAATTTATATTGATTAAAAATTAAGATGGTGTGATTTTGAATATTAAAAAATTCggttatattttaattttgttaacaaaattttgaatttaatattACCCAAGAAAAATATGTAACGTTATAAATGTGAAATAGAATAAtaagttaaaattatattatatataccaTTATGAAGTGGAATCTCAAATTCTAATAATTatcattaataattaattatataaaattatttctatctcaaacaaattaattatatctaataaattttatattgattaattaattaaattaatgctTATTTTAAAAGAACTCAAATGGATAggaaagttaaaaaaatttttaattattaagaattttaatttaattataatttttatggtattctaattttaatattttaggatttaattatttatttatttatttaaatagtaATAGCATTttataaatagtaattttataaatgtatacatttatccATTTAAAAGTTTGAACGTGTAATAgaattgaataataaaaaattaattcatagTGCTGATTTTAACTAATTTGATCACCATGGGTGATTCTGAATCGAGCAAACACTGCAAGTACTATAAATCTAAGGATGGCCTATATTTTCTTGCAAAGTATTTTAGAATCATGTGTAGTTATGTACTCTTGTCTGGGTATTTTTGAAAGTTCCAAGTAATTTCTACAGCAAGACAAACAAATTGGAGAACAGAAGAAGCATCCTTTTCAACAAGCACTGGAAACTTCCTTGTACAGATATTTATTAGAGAGAGTATATGCAGTAATGGAAATTAATGTATGCTCAGTACATTATTGCTTGTAGTTATCAAAATCAACTTACCACGCGCTTGAAATATGCGTGAAAACAATTTTTCTTTTTTGATTTTTTGGATAATTTCTGTGGATGTTAAATAACGAAAACCAGGAATACCCTCTTCCAAGCTTTGAGAAAAAGTCATCTTTCTTCGCTCTATTAAGCTAAGCACCATCTGTTCTCTTTGCTTCTGTTAAATCCCAGCTCAGGTTTTTCTGgtgatagaatttttttttttctctatttatattggttttgATGATTAAGAAGTTGTAATAATAACCCTTATCTTTAATTCTTCAAACTGTGATTGATACTGTTTATTTTGTTACTTTAATCAGAAGATACTTGTAGGCTCTCAGTTTCTGCTCGTGATTAAATGCCTCTGTCCTTCTGTTGTTGAATTCCCATGAATTCCATGGATGCTCATGTGGGTGTGTTTGCGGGCATGCGTgtgtttataaaattaaaaatgcaTAATCCAAATTGGAAAAGGGACACAGGCTATCAGTGTTTTTGTGGGTATTGCtgatttatttttctaatttgCTGTTTTGGATCAACAAGTGTTATTAGGTGAATTCCAGCTTCAAATATAGTTTTCTAATAATTCTTTTTATTCTTTTTGTACTATTGTCTCCCAGTGAAATATCCCGATGCTTTATATCTTGATTCATTTCCTTGCAATTTATTATTGAATACCCTCATATGAGAAATATGACAGTGTTCACAATCATATAATCATCAAAGATTACCCTGAACTAATCTTTTTCCTTACAGAACATTAATTCATTTACTCGTCTGATATATTTGTGATTATCTACAACTCCTGTTGTTGATTTGATTTGTCCAGCTGAATCTTTCTGTCATATTTTCTGGCAGGAGTTTACCTAATTATGGGGAACCAAATACTCTGGTTGGCATTTTGTTTCTGGGTTTTGACATGCCTACTTCTTCCTGCTACCTCTGATGGCCTAGTGAGAATAAGTTTGAAGAAGCGTCCTCTGGATCTCGATAGCATTAATGCTGCTAGACTTGCAAGGCAGGAAGGAAAATCAGGAGTTGGTAGACACAGCGAGCTTCATAATTCAGATATAGATATAGTACCTCTTAAAAACTATTTGGATGCTCAGTACCTGGGAGAAATTGGTATTGGCTCGCCCCCACAGAAGTTCACTGTCATATTTGATACTGGCAGTTCCAATCTTTGGATTCCATCATCAAAATGCCACTTGTCTGTGAGTTATACTCATTGATATTAGCTTTCTTATTGTCCTGAAATTCAGAAAAGAAAATCAGCCATTGACTCATAATTCGTTGCAGCTTGCCTGCTATTTCCATTCTAGGTACAAGTCAAGTCGATCCAGTACATATGCCAGGAATGGTAATAATATACATGGTCTTCTGAGATTTATATTACCAGAGTATTGCTAACTATGAGGAGTATTTCTGCTGTACAATTAGAGCTAAAATGATTCTTTTCCAAATATTTTTCAGGAACAACTTGTGAAATACAGTATGGATCTGGATCAATTGTTGGTTTCTTTAGTCAAGATAATGTTGAAGTTGGAAATCTCATTGTCAAGGATCAAGTAGGTTTTAATTCCATGTGTGTATATTATGAAAATCATTTGTCTTCGGCCAACAACAAAGTGGATGTAACTGTTTTTAGTCCAGGTTTTCATTGAGGCTACACGAGAAGGAAGTCTCACATTTGTCTTGGCAAAGTTTGATGGAATTCTTGGGCTTGGGTTTCAGGAAATCTCAGTTGGGAATGCTGTTCCTGTGTGGTAAATTATTCTGTCCATACTTTAGTTACTTATATTCCTAAACTTTATTTTTTTCCCTCAAAGGTCTCATTATGCTAGCTTTCATATTTCTGCAATTTGTAAATACAACTAGCACATTGGACACATTGATTCATCATAAGAATGCAGGTATAATATGATGCAGCAGCAACTTGTAGGCGATGATGTCTTCTCATTCTGGCTCAACAAGGATCCAGATGCTGTAGAGGGTGGTGAGATTGTTTTTGGTGGTGTTGATGAAAAACACTATAAGGGGAAACATACATATGTTCCAATTACCCAAAAAGGTTACTGGCAGGTCAGAAacgatgttttttttttttcagatcaaTTTCTATTTCTCTTCTTAGATGCCATTCCATGTGAAAAAATAAGGTGGAGAGCTAACTCTCAGTGCTCTTTTCCATTTTCAGTTCAGTATGGGAGATTTTCTAATTGGAGACCATTCAACAGGTGAATCATTCAATCTAAACATCTGCATATTTACATTCTTTCATCAAAAGAACTCTCAAGTTGATAATCCCCAACATTGGAACTCTAGAACACCTAAGTCCAAATAATTTAGATCTACTTAGAAAATGCAGTTAACTTAATATCTAATTTTTCACATGAAAATTCTCAGTTGGCTCTCAAAGTTTCAAAACTAGAGATTCAGCTTGATAACAAATTTTGTTTAAAAAAGTGAATGGAAATTCCGTATCTGTAAAAATCATCTTACAATAAAGTCTATTGATATTTCAAGAATATTATTGTTTTACCCAGGTGTCTGCCAAGGGGGTTGTGCTGCAATTGTGGATTCAGGAACATCCTTGCTTGCTGGTCCAACAGTAAGTTAATTATTTCATCTTTTCATCAATCAGCTTCCTTCAAAAGAATCCAATCTTCACCAATCATCTTCATTTCATCCTTCacatatttattatttcaatGATAAAGAAATTAATAAGCTGTGATTTTTTAGGCTATTGTGACTGAAATCAATCATGCCATTGGAGCAGAAGGGATTGTGAGTGCTGAGTGCAAGGAAGTGATTACACAGTATGGAGAGTTAATATGGGATCTACTGATATCAGGGGTGGGCTGACACTTATTTTGCTTATCCTTTTCTTATGTTTTTCAATCTTTATCGCATTTCCTGTAGTAGATAGACTGAAATTTGTATTGTTCTCTTCAGGTACAACCTGGTAAAGTATGCTCACAGCTTGGTTTATGCATTTTCAATGGGGCTCAGTATAAGAGGTAAGGGAATTTAACGTTCTCAGATCAATTTTTTTGGCTGCAACTTCATATTACATGCCAGAGACTTTGGCAGTCATTGATTATGTACAGACTAGAAATCTAGAGTTATCTTGACTAGTCCACAACTTCTTTCGGTCTGCATAGCTGATTTATTATCTCTTTGACCACTTTAATGCCTTTGATTCTTGACTATATTGTTCCTTTTCAGTAAGGTCTAGTAATAATAGTTCTTTCTTAATGACCTCACCCGTTGTCATTCTTGGTC
It encodes:
- the LOC110633350 gene encoding aspartic proteinase isoform X1, giving the protein MLNNENQEYPLPSFEKKSSFFALLRVYLIMGNQILWLAFCFWVLTCLLLPATSDGLVRISLKKRPLDLDSINAARLARQEGKSGVGRHSELHNSDIDIVPLKNYLDAQYLGEIGIGSPPQKFTVIFDTGSSNLWIPSSKCHLSLACYFHSRYKSSRSSTYARNGTTCEIQYGSGSIVGFFSQDNVEVGNLIVKDQVFIEATREGSLTFVLAKFDGILGLGFQEISVGNAVPVWYNMMQQQLVGDDVFSFWLNKDPDAVEGGEIVFGGVDEKHYKGKHTYVPITQKGYWQFSMGDFLIGDHSTGVCQGGCAAIVDSGTSLLAGPTAIVTEINHAIGAEGIVSAECKEVITQYGELIWDLLISGVQPGKVCSQLGLCIFNGAQYKSTVIESVVEKENKEESSIGDDLLCTACEMLVIWVQNQLKQKKTKEAALNYVNKLCDSLPSPMGESVIDCDSVLSMPNITFTIGDKPFNLTPEQYILKTGDGIAAVCISGFMAFDVPPPRGPLWILGDVFMRVYHTVFDFGELQLGFAEAV
- the LOC110633350 gene encoding aspartic proteinase isoform X2; the encoded protein is MGNQILWLAFCFWVLTCLLLPATSDGLVRISLKKRPLDLDSINAARLARQEGKSGVGRHSELHNSDIDIVPLKNYLDAQYLGEIGIGSPPQKFTVIFDTGSSNLWIPSSKCHLSLACYFHSRYKSSRSSTYARNGTTCEIQYGSGSIVGFFSQDNVEVGNLIVKDQVFIEATREGSLTFVLAKFDGILGLGFQEISVGNAVPVWYNMMQQQLVGDDVFSFWLNKDPDAVEGGEIVFGGVDEKHYKGKHTYVPITQKGYWQFSMGDFLIGDHSTGVCQGGCAAIVDSGTSLLAGPTAIVTEINHAIGAEGIVSAECKEVITQYGELIWDLLISGVQPGKVCSQLGLCIFNGAQYKSTVIESVVEKENKEESSIGDDLLCTACEMLVIWVQNQLKQKKTKEAALNYVNKLCDSLPSPMGESVIDCDSVLSMPNITFTIGDKPFNLTPEQYILKTGDGIAAVCISGFMAFDVPPPRGPLWILGDVFMRVYHTVFDFGELQLGFAEAV